Proteins co-encoded in one Mycobacterium mantenii genomic window:
- a CDS encoding YbjN domain-containing protein: MQIEPLCTELIDRYLRSRQSRFFRSDDGEEFMMLPGYERGKLHVNMRINGLRRDVFEITISPAGYYPATERPRLMELVNDWNRETHWPKAFVRETARPTHVSVVGENAYLLSDGIHIEALGNLIKSAVEYGRDLFAKIEQAICLPSAHALEQWMDRTG; encoded by the coding sequence ATGCAGATCGAACCGCTGTGCACCGAGCTGATCGACCGTTACCTGCGATCGCGGCAGTCGCGGTTCTTCCGCAGCGATGATGGCGAGGAGTTCATGATGCTGCCCGGTTACGAGCGCGGCAAGCTGCACGTGAACATGCGGATCAACGGGTTGCGGCGCGACGTTTTCGAGATCACCATCAGCCCCGCCGGCTATTACCCCGCTACCGAACGGCCGCGCCTGATGGAGTTGGTGAACGACTGGAATCGCGAAACTCACTGGCCTAAGGCATTTGTGCGCGAGACCGCCCGACCAACCCACGTCAGCGTGGTCGGTGAGAACGCATACCTGCTCAGCGATGGCATCCACATCGAGGCGCTGGGCAACCTCATCAAATCGGCCGTCGAGTACGGCCGCGACCTGTTCGCCAAGATCGAGCAGGCCATCTGCCTGCCTTCCGCACACGCGCTGGAACAGTGGATGGACCGCACCGGCTAG
- a CDS encoding acyltransferase family protein gives MMVSDDQRVGGVRSFLPAVEGMRACAAMGVVVTHVAFQTGHSSGATGRLFGRFDLAVAVFFALSGFLLWRGHAAAARGLGPRPRTGHYLRSRVVRIMPAYVVAVVVILTLLPDADHASPTVWLANLTLTQIYVPLTLTGGLTQMWSLSVEVSFYVALPILALLARRLPVRARVPAIAALGALSWAWGWLPIQSGSGINPLNWPPAFFSWFAAGMLLAEWVHSGMGWPVHLARRRLVMAAIAVVAYLIAASPLAGPEGLVPGTPAQFAVKTAMGSLVAFALVAPLVLDRVDTGHRILGTTAMVTLGRWSYGLFVWHLAALAMVFPVLGTFPFTGRMPAVLVLTLIFGFAIAAVSYALVESPCREALRRWEKRARPGETAQAVDAEADAIAP, from the coding sequence GTGATGGTGAGTGATGACCAGCGGGTGGGCGGCGTGCGCAGCTTCCTGCCGGCCGTGGAGGGCATGCGCGCCTGCGCGGCCATGGGCGTGGTGGTCACGCACGTCGCGTTCCAGACCGGGCACTCCAGCGGCGCCACCGGCAGGCTGTTCGGCCGCTTCGACCTCGCCGTGGCGGTGTTCTTCGCGCTGTCGGGCTTCCTGCTGTGGCGCGGACATGCCGCGGCGGCCAGGGGCCTGGGCCCGCGCCCCCGCACCGGTCACTACCTACGCTCCAGGGTGGTCCGCATCATGCCCGCCTACGTGGTCGCCGTCGTCGTCATCCTGACCCTGCTGCCCGACGCCGACCACGCCAGCCCGACGGTGTGGCTGGCCAACCTGACCCTCACCCAGATCTACGTGCCGCTGACCCTGACCGGCGGGCTGACCCAGATGTGGAGCCTGTCCGTCGAGGTCAGTTTTTATGTGGCGCTGCCGATTCTCGCGCTGCTGGCCCGCCGCCTGCCGGTGCGGGCCCGGGTGCCGGCGATCGCCGCGCTGGGGGCGCTCAGCTGGGCCTGGGGCTGGCTACCCATCCAATCGGGGTCCGGCATCAACCCCCTGAACTGGCCGCCGGCGTTCTTCTCCTGGTTCGCGGCCGGAATGCTGCTGGCCGAGTGGGTGCACAGCGGGATGGGGTGGCCGGTGCACTTGGCGCGCCGGCGCCTGGTGATGGCCGCCATCGCGGTGGTCGCCTACCTGATCGCGGCGTCACCGCTGGCCGGTCCCGAGGGTCTGGTCCCCGGTACCCCGGCCCAGTTCGCGGTCAAGACCGCGATGGGCTCGCTGGTGGCCTTCGCGCTGGTGGCCCCGCTGGTGCTGGATCGGGTGGACACCGGCCATCGCATCTTGGGGACCACCGCGATGGTGACCCTGGGGCGCTGGTCCTACGGGCTGTTCGTGTGGCACCTGGCGGCGCTGGCCATGGTGTTCCCGGTCCTCGGGACGTTCCCGTTCACCGGCCGCATGCCCGCGGTGTTGGTGTTGACGCTGATCTTCGGCTTCGCGATCGCCGCGGTCAGCTACGCGCTGGTGGAGTCGCCGTGCCGAGAAGCGTTGCGCCGCTGGGAGAAACGCGCGAGGCCGGGGGAGACGGCCCAGGCCGTCGACGCCGAGGCGGATGCGATCGCGCCCTAG